A window of Colletes latitarsis isolate SP2378_abdomen chromosome 11, iyColLati1, whole genome shotgun sequence genomic DNA:
AAACCCCTCTGATAGAAGTAGGTacacgtaaacctagtgttaaagctTAATCGTCGGGTACGCGTTACCTTGGCGACAGAAACGCTTCAACGTTGACGTTGCTTTTCGACCTATGCCCGGAACGCGTGTAAATATGCAGCGGAGCATTGTCGCATGGAACAGCATAGATTACGAAATTTATAGTCGGATGAAGACTGACTTGCGACGCTGAAACGTGGATGTTGCCTTTTATTTTCGCCTTTGTTACTTCGTAAGCGAATGTCGGCGATCCACCTACCTAATTTCTTCTCCAACGGTGTGATCAATTGCGGTAGAACATCCTCCGGCAGTGCAAAGTGTCTACCTAGCAAGCCGCTATCAGGCACGCGTTTCGGGTTCACTTCCAGCGGAAGCAAGTACAACCATTGTGATTTTACGGAGAAATTGCTCGAGATCGAAAGCTCGCTGAGAAAAGGTTCAACGTATTCTGAAAGAAGGCGAACAGAAAATGTGAATGTCAACAGTGACGTGTTCAGGAAAGGAGGTTGACAGTTGTGTCACTAATATTTTAATAGACTCTCGTACAACGCTAATGCTAGAAATATTTAAAGTTAATGACACTGTGCATCAAATAAAATCATGCATCATTAAtttcagtatttcaaacactataCACTGGGCAGACACATCAATATACATATAAGCTTGGACACCTATCttcggaaaaagaaaaaaagttaaAGTACTTTTACGCACTCTCGGCCATCTTGCGCAGATCCCAGTCGACCTTcagtttttctgggttgggattCACGACCGTGATCAGCACGTCGTAAGCCGGACTAGCTGGAAATCTTCTTCTGTTTTCCACGTCCAGACTGTACAAAGTCGGTTCTGCGAGCGCATTCTTCGTCAGGATCAGCGATTTTTCGCGCAACATCCACTCGGACAATACTTGAGCCAATGTCGATCCATCTGAAATGTAAGTCGATCATAGAGATATATTAAAATCTAGACTAACTAGACTTTACTTTAGACTTGAAAAGAATAGAAAAATTCGAAGGAACTTACTGGTCTGCGGTGAGAAGTATATCCCCCGTTCCCAACCAACGTAAATCAACTCGAATATTGCATTCGTCTCCATAAGTAAAAGTTCACCAATATCGAGATCGAAATTGGACGCCGCTATCTTATCCATATTAGTGTATTTAAAATCGTGTTCCGTTAAGTTAATGGGTATTATACGGGATACGATCTCCACCTTATAGATGTCTGAAAAAACGTGATAATTTCAATTGCAAggaaagaaattattattattctgaCTTCAAGtgatttcattgaatgattcacCAGTATTCCCGAAGGCTTCCTTTAACTCTCGAGTCAACTTCTCGGCTCGACGTTCGGAAAGGACCGCGAGGACgagttttattttgatttttacgTCCAAATTGGACAATCCATCGATTCCAGCGTAAGGGAGCGAAACACGTTGCACCGCGGTGGTGTGCCACCAAAGAGGCACTCCGATGCCCAGCAGCAGCACAGCGAAAGATATGCTCGCGTAAATTCTGTATTTCTCTGTAAATTTCATCGAAGTATCGTATTAACGTATTTCTATTTCGCAAAATCACTAAAAGGATACGAAAGAGTGCTGAAAGTTTCGCACTCTCTCTGGTAGCATCGTAATTACTATTTAAAGCTTCGACGACCTTTCTGATATGCTCGTACGATTAGCCTCTATGCTCATTCTAACGCCGATAGTCGTCATAATATATAATAATGTAGTCTTACTAGATAGTACGATGATATCATTGAAAGTACATGTGGCAATATCTGCAGCTATTTCTACTATTTTTACGTCACTC
This region includes:
- the Pig-s gene encoding phosphatidylinositol glycan anchor biosynthesis class S; amino-acid sequence: MGEEVDDATIDYDTAIDEKYRIYASISFAVLLLGIGVPLWWHTTAVQRVSLPYAGIDGLSNLDVKIKIKLVLAVLSERRAEKLTRELKEAFGNTDIYKVEIVSRIIPINLTEHDFKYTNMDKIAASNFDLDIGELLLMETNAIFELIYVGWERGIYFSPQTNGSTLAQVLSEWMLREKSLILTKNALAEPTLYSLDVENRRRFPASPAYDVLITVVNPNPEKLKVDWDLRKMAEKYVEPFLSELSISSNFSVKSQWLYLLPLEVNPKRVPDSGLLGRHFALPEDVLPQLITPLEKKLASQVSLHPTINFVIYAVPCDNAPLHIYTRSGHRSKSNVNVEAFLSPRWGGVVFINPSLEACADAKSNESVTIVPEEVTVVGTFLAQLKLLLGIPEPKPLHNVLTLPPNEFKLYNWEVDALLRIRTIEQLTSAKLTLQSLARLLKEIGNIVITDVVGDRIKTALRLVENSAERLADGDLRQGFLLSKEAFVAAEAAFSDPTLLALLYFPEDQKYAVYIPLFLPAMIPVLLSLKNIYKHYSLRKVNA